In Leptospira harrisiae, a genomic segment contains:
- the fliG gene encoding flagellar motor switch protein FliG: MKPENSTSATPGVRKAALLLLSLGKERAADVLKHLDDSMLEAVILEMSKIRSISKEEREVILKEFHNTIEDLNETTSGGLSTAKSLLEHTVGAEKANVILKKIHKEETKNDFEFLNQVEPGVLQGMLGTESPQIIAVTLSHLDPKKAADVLKLFPKPEQAKIAVRLATTSKTHPDVIQNIARILKKRYEERDKQEYSEAGGAHVLANILNFMEKGAEETILSELEESSPDVADQVREKLYTFEDILSLDNKEMRILINRLADDTSISLAIRGAGDEIRKKFLNNMSQNRSEDILDALDMKPRVTLREINEARSKIVQVARVLEEENQILFKKEKEEYIE; the protein is encoded by the coding sequence ATGAAGCCTGAGAACAGTACATCCGCCACTCCTGGCGTAAGGAAAGCCGCCCTACTCCTTTTATCCCTTGGCAAAGAAAGAGCTGCCGATGTTCTAAAACACCTAGACGACTCTATGCTCGAAGCTGTGATTTTGGAAATGTCTAAAATCCGCTCCATCTCCAAAGAAGAAAGAGAAGTCATTTTAAAAGAATTTCATAATACCATCGAAGACTTAAACGAAACCACATCCGGTGGGCTCTCCACGGCCAAGTCCCTTTTGGAACATACAGTGGGCGCAGAAAAAGCCAATGTGATCTTAAAAAAAATCCATAAAGAAGAAACGAAAAACGATTTTGAATTTTTAAACCAAGTGGAACCAGGGGTTTTACAGGGAATGCTTGGAACCGAATCCCCACAAATCATTGCTGTGACCTTATCGCATTTGGATCCAAAAAAGGCAGCCGATGTTTTGAAACTTTTTCCGAAACCAGAACAAGCAAAAATTGCTGTAAGACTCGCCACCACATCCAAAACCCATCCCGATGTGATCCAAAACATTGCTCGCATTCTCAAAAAACGATACGAAGAAAGAGACAAACAGGAATACTCCGAAGCTGGTGGTGCTCACGTCCTTGCGAACATTTTGAACTTTATGGAAAAAGGGGCCGAAGAAACCATCCTTTCGGAACTGGAAGAATCATCTCCTGATGTGGCCGACCAAGTTCGTGAAAAACTCTATACATTCGAAGACATTCTTTCCTTGGATAATAAAGAAATGCGAATCCTAATCAATCGTTTGGCTGATGACACTTCCATATCCCTTGCCATCCGGGGTGCTGGGGATGAAATCAGGAAAAAATTCCTAAACAATATGAGTCAAAATAGATCGGAGGATATTTTAGATGCTTTGGACATGAAACCTCGTGTCACCTTACGAGAGATAAACGAAGCAAGAAGTAAAATTGTTCAAGTTGCCAGGGTCTTAGAAGAAGAAAATCAGATTCTGTTTAAGAAGGAAAAAGAAGAGTATATTGAGTAA